Proteins encoded together in one Impatiens glandulifera chromosome 1, dImpGla2.1, whole genome shotgun sequence window:
- the LOC124923027 gene encoding miraculin-like, which produces MKTSTISLILILQVIFAAASAAPNAVLDINGKKLRSETQYYILPVFRGMGGGLTLGFTGRVNNSEVDFCPLDVVQKGNELETGLPLTFSPVNPKKDVIRESTDLNIQFEASTICIQSTLWKLTGRDEATGLNFVGTGGEKGNPGKDTVSNWFKIEKYDNDYKLVFCPSVCDICKVICMDVGIYVDENHMRRLVLSEKPFKVMFRKVD; this is translated from the coding sequence ATGAAGACATCAACAATTTCCTTAATTCTCATCCTTCAAGTCATCTTCGCAGCTGCTTCTGCCGCTCCTAATGCTGTCCTCGACATAAATGGAAAGAAACTCCGGTCGGAAACCCAATATTACATCTTACCTGTTTTTCGTGGCATGGGAGGAGGCTTAACATTGGGCTTCACCGGCCGAGTGAACAACTCTGAAGTCGATTTCTGCCCACTCGATGTCGTCCAGAAAGGCAATGAACTCGAAACTGGCCTCCCGTTGACTTTCTCTCCAGTGAATCCAAAGAAAGACGTCATCCGTGAATCGACAGACCTTAATATCCAGTTCGAAGCTTCCACCATATGCATTCAATCGACGTTATGGAAACTAACAGGTCGGGATGAGGCGACCGGTCTTAACTTTGTGGGTACTGGCGGTGAAAAGGGGAATCCGGGGAAAGATACGGTGAGCAACTGGTTTAAGATAGAGAAATATGATAACGACTACAAGTTGGTGTTCTGTCCGTCGGTCTGCGATATTTGTAAGGTTATATGCATGGATGTCGGAATCTATGTGGATGAAAATCATATGAGGCGTTTAGTACTGAGTGAGAAGCCATTCAAGGTTATGTTTAGGAaagttgattaa